A single genomic interval of Mucilaginibacter boryungensis harbors:
- a CDS encoding DUF6298 domain-containing protein produces the protein MSSFKLKGLHTLVWFIMGCVLMHAPLFAQDKKKASKPQSPVAAEKGGKLVYLTYPNGDRIPDYSYAGYMASEKPIPTAQVKVTVPVKPGDATLRIQAALDYVAGLPTNTDGTRGTVLLEKGTYVVNGSLKINASGVVLRGSGMGTNGTILLAAGTDRETFIKIIGKNDRRKEKEIKIADAYVRVNAMSFHVTSAGNLKTGDMVVVRRPSTAAWIAKLGTQTFGGGLSALGWHPGDEDIYWDRKITGVSGNTITIDAPITTALDTTYGGGTVAKYEWPGRIDQVGVENICLRSAYDVNNPKDEAHRWMAITMENVSDAWVRQVTFQHFAGSAVYVLETANRITVEDCKSLAPVSEIGGYRRNTFWTMGGQTRFQRLYSENGYHDFGTGNCTPGPTAFVQCMSWQSLSFSGGLDSWASGVLFDVASIDGQALSYKNREQDGQGAGWNAANSLFWNCTASRVDNYNPPTAQNWAFGTWAQFGGDGYWEESNSSINPRSFFYAQLANRLNKDVSKQADLLLIMTEPSSSPTPEQAAALMAEARKPATTISDWIDGAPKRNPINTSAAGAKTIDAIGYKVPATPGLAPKMTVTNGWLVRGNTILQGMHFEAPWWNGNVKPNYLEKTAKPQISRWVPGRTGTGLTDDIDDVANWMVKSHIEVFEHNYGLWYERRRDDHERIRRSDGDVWAPFYELPFARSGRDKDLAYDGLSKYDLTKYNTWYWNRLKQFADVADQKGLVLLHQNFFQHNIIEAGAHYTDFPWRTANNINNTGFPEPVNYAGDKRQFMAEQFYDETNPARRGLLQAYINKCMDNFADNNGVIQSIGAEFTGPLHFMQFWVETVKAWETTHKKKQIIALSATKDVQDAILADPAKAAIINAIDIRYWYYEGSGKLYAPAGGQSLAPRQQERIYKPKAVSFESVYKAVHEYSTKYPDKAVLFSADGFDHFGWAVFIAGGSLPVLPAGTDKQFLADASVMKPMDLPGTPSSQWALGSAAKGMIVYNNTDNAIHLNLVANANYKVQWLDPKTGQVLTGGQQVKGGNGVEIKSPSTGASILWLSRI, from the coding sequence ATGAGCAGTTTTAAATTGAAAGGTCTTCATACTTTAGTTTGGTTTATAATGGGGTGTGTGCTGATGCATGCACCCTTATTTGCTCAGGACAAAAAGAAGGCATCTAAGCCTCAATCCCCCGTTGCGGCCGAAAAAGGTGGAAAACTGGTTTACCTTACCTATCCAAATGGCGACCGTATCCCCGATTATTCTTACGCGGGTTATATGGCCTCAGAAAAGCCTATCCCAACTGCGCAGGTTAAAGTTACGGTCCCTGTAAAACCCGGCGACGCCACCTTGCGCATACAGGCTGCTTTAGATTATGTAGCTGGCTTACCCACTAATACCGATGGCACCCGTGGCACGGTTTTATTAGAAAAAGGGACTTACGTAGTTAATGGCAGTTTAAAGATCAACGCTTCAGGTGTGGTATTGCGCGGCAGTGGTATGGGTACTAATGGTACGATACTGTTGGCTGCTGGTACTGATAGAGAAACTTTTATTAAGATCATTGGAAAAAATGATCGCCGCAAAGAAAAAGAAATAAAAATTGCTGATGCTTATGTGCGGGTAAATGCCATGAGCTTTCATGTGACATCTGCGGGAAATTTAAAAACCGGCGATATGGTAGTAGTGCGCCGCCCAAGCACAGCAGCCTGGATAGCCAAACTGGGTACCCAAACCTTTGGTGGCGGTCTTAGCGCTTTAGGCTGGCATCCCGGCGATGAAGATATTTATTGGGACAGGAAGATAACTGGTGTTAGTGGAAACACCATTACCATTGATGCTCCTATCACCACTGCTTTAGATACAACTTACGGTGGGGGTACCGTAGCTAAGTACGAATGGCCGGGCCGCATAGACCAGGTTGGGGTGGAGAATATTTGCCTGCGCTCGGCTTATGACGTAAATAACCCAAAGGATGAAGCCCACCGCTGGATGGCCATCACCATGGAAAACGTAAGCGATGCCTGGGTACGCCAGGTTACTTTTCAGCATTTTGCTGGTTCGGCAGTTTATGTGCTGGAAACCGCAAACCGTATTACGGTTGAAGATTGTAAATCATTAGCCCCGGTGTCTGAAATTGGCGGCTATCGTCGTAACACCTTCTGGACAATGGGTGGCCAAACCCGGTTCCAGCGCTTGTATTCTGAAAATGGTTACCACGATTTTGGTACTGGTAATTGCACACCCGGGCCAACTGCTTTTGTACAGTGTATGAGCTGGCAATCGTTAAGCTTTAGCGGTGGTTTGGATAGCTGGGCATCAGGTGTTTTATTTGACGTAGCCAGCATTGATGGGCAAGCGTTAAGTTATAAAAACCGCGAGCAGGATGGACAGGGTGCCGGTTGGAACGCTGCCAATAGCCTTTTCTGGAACTGCACTGCATCGCGTGTAGATAATTATAACCCGCCAACCGCGCAGAATTGGGCCTTTGGTACCTGGGCGCAATTTGGTGGTGATGGTTATTGGGAGGAATCGAACAGCAGCATTAACCCGCGCAGCTTTTTTTATGCGCAATTAGCTAACCGCCTGAATAAGGACGTAAGCAAACAGGCTGATTTGTTGCTAATCATGACCGAGCCATCAAGCAGCCCTACGCCTGAACAGGCCGCCGCACTGATGGCTGAAGCCCGCAAACCCGCGACAACTATTAGCGATTGGATTGACGGCGCGCCTAAGCGTAACCCGATCAATACATCAGCCGCTGGCGCAAAAACTATTGACGCAATAGGTTACAAAGTACCTGCAACACCGGGTTTAGCACCCAAAATGACGGTGACCAACGGCTGGCTGGTACGCGGTAACACCATTTTACAGGGTATGCACTTTGAAGCGCCGTGGTGGAATGGTAACGTGAAACCGAACTATTTGGAGAAAACTGCCAAGCCGCAAATCAGTCGTTGGGTGCCGGGCCGTACAGGTACAGGCTTGACTGATGATATTGATGATGTGGCCAACTGGATGGTAAAAAGCCATATCGAGGTTTTTGAACACAACTACGGCTTATGGTACGAGCGTCGCCGCGACGACCACGAACGTATCCGCCGCTCGGACGGCGATGTTTGGGCGCCATTTTATGAACTGCCCTTTGCCCGCAGTGGCCGCGATAAGGATTTGGCTTACGATGGTTTAAGCAAATACGATCTGACCAAATACAATACCTGGTATTGGAACCGCCTGAAACAATTTGCTGATGTGGCTGACCAAAAAGGATTAGTCCTGCTGCATCAAAATTTCTTTCAGCATAATATTATTGAGGCAGGCGCCCATTATACCGATTTCCCATGGCGCACGGCTAACAATATCAATAACACCGGCTTCCCCGAACCGGTTAACTATGCAGGCGACAAACGCCAGTTTATGGCCGAACAGTTTTATGATGAAACCAACCCGGCAAGGCGTGGCCTATTGCAAGCCTACATCAATAAATGCATGGATAATTTTGCTGATAATAATGGCGTTATCCAATCCATTGGCGCTGAATTTACCGGGCCGCTGCATTTTATGCAGTTTTGGGTAGAAACTGTAAAGGCCTGGGAAACCACGCATAAAAAGAAACAGATCATCGCGCTAAGCGCTACCAAAGATGTGCAGGATGCTATACTGGCTGACCCCGCAAAAGCAGCTATAATTAATGCTATTGATATCCGGTACTGGTATTACGAAGGTAGCGGCAAATTGTATGCACCGGCAGGCGGCCAAAGCCTGGCACCGCGCCAGCAAGAGCGTATTTACAAACCTAAAGCGGTATCGTTTGAATCGGTTTATAAAGCGGTGCATGAATACAGCACTAAATACCCCGACAAAGCAGTACTATTCTCAGCAGATGGTTTCGACCACTTTGGCTGGGCGGTGTTTATCGCGGGTGGATCGTTACCCGTACTACCTGCTGGTACCGATAAACAGTTTTTAGCTGATGCAAGTGTTATGAAGCCTATGGATTTGCCCGGCACGCCAAGCAGTCAGTGGGCGTTGGGCAGCGCAGCTAAGGGAATGATTGTCTATAACAATACTGATAATGCCATCCATTTAAACCTGGTGGCGAATGCCAATTATAAAGTACAATGGCTTGACCCTAAAACAGGGCAGGTTTTAACCGGCGGGCAGCAGGTGAAAGGCGGCAACGGTGTGGAAATTAAAAGTCCAAGCACCGGTGCGTCTATCCTGTGGTTATCCCGCATTTAA
- a CDS encoding glycoside hydrolase family 140 protein translates to MLKRLAITAAACCLLFSFKGDPSKVLPPLKISANHRYFTADGKPFFWLGDTGWLLFSKMKRAEAFEYLETRRQQGFNVIQVMVVHSIKEVNAYGDSALTGKKITEPKVTPGNTFGKDDEYDYWDHIDWIISQAADKGLYVALVPVWGSVVKEAHINPAQAKAYAEFLANRYRNHSNIIWMNGGDVPGTDSLRTWQAIGNTIHQVDPAHLMTFHPRGRTQSSTWFHNEEWLNFNCFQSGHRNYAQDTSKKDLNYGEDNWRYVQADYAKTPVKPTLDAEPSYENIPYGLHDVKLPRWQANDVRRYAYWSVFAGGCGFTYGNNDVMQMHKAGEKVGSYGSKDPWTKSINAPGARQMVYLKKLMLSRPYFDRVPDQSLIAAGQGKRYDRLIATRGSKYAFIYTYNGRDMQIDASKLEGSKLKATWYDPRNGQITVIGTFNKSKLLKFNPPGEKMNGNDWVLILDAV, encoded by the coding sequence ATGTTAAAAAGACTTGCTATAACGGCTGCTGCATGCTGTTTACTTTTCTCATTTAAAGGCGACCCGTCGAAGGTTTTGCCACCGTTAAAAATATCCGCCAACCACCGCTATTTTACTGCTGATGGTAAACCATTTTTTTGGTTGGGCGATACAGGCTGGCTGCTGTTCAGTAAAATGAAGCGGGCCGAAGCGTTTGAATACCTGGAAACCCGCCGCCAGCAGGGCTTTAATGTGATACAAGTAATGGTGGTGCATAGCATTAAGGAAGTTAATGCCTATGGCGATTCTGCCTTAACAGGCAAAAAAATAACTGAGCCTAAAGTTACACCGGGTAATACCTTTGGTAAAGACGATGAGTACGACTATTGGGACCATATAGACTGGATCATTAGCCAGGCGGCTGACAAGGGCTTGTATGTGGCGCTGGTGCCGGTTTGGGGGTCGGTAGTAAAGGAAGCGCATATTAATCCAGCCCAGGCTAAAGCTTATGCCGAATTTTTAGCTAACCGTTACCGCAACCACTCCAACATTATCTGGATGAACGGCGGTGATGTTCCCGGAACAGACTCGCTGCGTACATGGCAGGCTATCGGTAATACTATCCACCAGGTTGATCCTGCACACCTGATGACCTTTCACCCACGTGGACGTACGCAATCATCAACTTGGTTCCATAACGAGGAATGGCTGAATTTTAACTGCTTCCAATCGGGGCACCGCAATTACGCGCAGGATACGTCTAAAAAAGATTTGAACTATGGCGAGGATAACTGGCGCTACGTGCAGGCTGATTACGCTAAAACACCGGTTAAACCAACGCTGGATGCAGAGCCATCTTACGAAAATATTCCTTATGGTTTGCACGATGTGAAGTTGCCGCGCTGGCAGGCAAACGATGTAAGGCGCTATGCTTATTGGTCGGTTTTTGCAGGTGGCTGCGGCTTTACATATGGTAATAACGATGTGATGCAGATGCACAAAGCAGGCGAAAAGGTAGGTTCCTACGGATCAAAAGACCCCTGGACAAAGTCCATCAACGCGCCGGGCGCCAGGCAAATGGTTTATCTGAAAAAGCTGATGCTATCCCGGCCGTATTTTGACCGCGTGCCTGACCAGTCATTAATTGCTGCGGGGCAAGGTAAAAGGTATGACAGGCTTATCGCGACACGCGGCAGTAAATATGCCTTTATTTATACCTACAATGGCCGTGATATGCAGATAGATGCCAGTAAGCTGGAGGGCAGCAAGTTAAAGGCAACATGGTACGATCCGCGCAACGGGCAAATAACTGTAATAGGTACGTTTAATAAATCGAAATTGCTTAAATTTAATCCTCCCGGCGAGAAAATGAACGGCAACGATTGGGTGCTGATACTGGACGCTGTATAA
- a CDS encoding glycoside hydrolase family 43 protein produces the protein MNRAFKYLLTGFTAMVLLSCKSTKSVYVFTSFHEPANEGLRFLYSYDAYHWNDLNHIYLKPEVGDAKIMRDPSICQGPDGTFHLVWTTGWKDDKGIGHASSKDLVHWSPEEHIDVMGYEPTAKNAWAPELFYDDEAGQYIIVWASCIPFRFPKGEEPEDNNHRLYYTTTKDFKTFAPTKLFLDPGFSVIDAEILKRGKNDYVLVMKDNTRPNRNILVAFASNPLGPYHDYSKRFTELFSEGPSAIKAGDNWLIYYDSYRLKRYGAMRTTDFKTFTDIADSVKVPEGHKHGTIFKVSKKVLAGLKQAAGQP, from the coding sequence ATGAACCGTGCTTTTAAATATTTGCTGACTGGTTTCACCGCCATGGTTTTGCTATCGTGCAAAAGCACAAAAAGCGTGTATGTTTTCACATCCTTCCACGAACCGGCTAACGAGGGCTTAAGGTTCCTTTACAGTTACGATGCTTATCATTGGAATGACCTTAACCACATTTACCTGAAACCAGAAGTTGGTGACGCTAAAATAATGCGCGACCCATCTATTTGCCAGGGGCCTGATGGTACCTTCCACTTGGTGTGGACTACTGGCTGGAAAGATGATAAAGGCATTGGTCATGCCAGTTCAAAAGATCTGGTGCATTGGTCGCCGGAGGAGCATATTGATGTGATGGGTTACGAGCCGACTGCCAAAAACGCCTGGGCACCCGAGTTGTTTTATGATGATGAGGCCGGGCAATACATTATTGTTTGGGCATCGTGCATTCCATTCCGTTTTCCCAAAGGAGAAGAACCCGAGGATAACAATCACCGGCTATATTATACCACTACTAAGGATTTTAAAACCTTTGCGCCAACTAAATTATTTCTTGATCCTGGCTTCAGCGTGATCGATGCCGAAATACTAAAACGAGGTAAAAACGATTATGTGCTGGTAATGAAAGATAATACCCGGCCCAACCGCAATATCCTGGTGGCATTTGCCAGCAACCCGCTGGGGCCATATCACGATTACAGTAAACGGTTTACGGAGTTGTTTAGCGAGGGGCCATCAGCAATTAAAGCGGGTGATAATTGGTTGATCTATTACGACTCATACCGACTGAAACGTTACGGCGCTATGCGCACCACCGACTTTAAAACCTTTACCGATATAGCCGACAGCGTAAAAGTACCCGAGGGACACAAGCACGGCACCATTTTTAAAGTGAGCAAAAAAGTATTGGCCGGCCTTAAACAAGCCGCAGGCCAACCATGA
- a CDS encoding sialidase family protein translates to MSRKIAITILSFVSLAFATHAQDTVHYTGNTVVNVDYHDGRLTPAVGVHNMQIFRANREHPELAEGFGFTYNHAPMLAYWNNTFYVEYLSDKVGESVPPGQTLLITSKDGQNWSKPEVIFPQYKIPDGTTKEGHTQVAKDLYSVMHQRMGFYTSKSKRLLVLGFYGIVLEPHDDPNDGLGIGRVVREVLPNGKYGPIYFIHYNPKWNEKNTSYPFYKTSKDKGFVQACDELMANPLMMMQWVEETDRKDPLIPLHKEYKAFSFYHLPDGRVVGLWKNGLTAISKDNGKTWPTNATRAPRIVTSNAKIWGQRTSDGKYATVYNPSEFRWPLAVSVSKDGLDYTNLLLVNGEISTMRYGGAYKSYGPQYTRGIIEGNGVVPDGKLWVTYSMNKEDIWVSSIPVPITDMADGPANDDFNALPAGHELDKWNTFSPLWAKVEIEKMSDGTKALALNDHDPFDYARAERVVPEGKRMSVDFTLVPGQNNTGMLDIEFQDAKGNAAIRLTLDSTGAFITKAGYRNKNLMKYEANKPLHIILKLNTDTRFYSLNINGKDLAPNLFFAPVLAIKRVVFRTGSVRRFPDADTPTDQDYDLPKAGEQAKPAVFYIKSFKTGKY, encoded by the coding sequence ATGAGCAGGAAGATAGCGATAACGATATTAAGTTTTGTAAGCCTGGCGTTTGCTACCCATGCGCAGGATACCGTGCATTATACCGGGAATACGGTGGTGAATGTGGATTATCACGATGGGCGGTTAACCCCGGCGGTAGGTGTGCACAATATGCAGATATTCCGTGCCAACCGTGAGCATCCTGAACTGGCTGAAGGCTTTGGTTTTACTTATAACCATGCCCCCATGCTGGCTTACTGGAACAACACTTTTTATGTAGAATACCTGAGCGATAAAGTAGGAGAGAGCGTTCCACCGGGACAAACGCTGCTCATTACCTCAAAAGACGGCCAAAACTGGAGCAAGCCCGAAGTTATTTTTCCTCAGTATAAAATACCTGACGGTACAACTAAAGAAGGCCACACGCAGGTAGCTAAAGACCTGTATTCGGTAATGCATCAGCGGATGGGTTTTTATACTTCCAAATCTAAACGCTTGCTGGTGCTGGGCTTTTATGGGATAGTATTAGAACCGCATGACGACCCTAATGATGGGTTGGGCATTGGCCGCGTTGTCCGCGAAGTTTTACCCAATGGTAAGTATGGCCCCATCTATTTTATCCACTACAACCCTAAATGGAACGAAAAAAACACCTCGTACCCGTTTTACAAAACCAGCAAGGATAAAGGTTTTGTACAAGCCTGCGATGAGTTAATGGCCAATCCCTTAATGATGATGCAATGGGTGGAAGAAACCGACCGGAAAGATCCGTTGATCCCACTGCATAAGGAATATAAGGCGTTTAGTTTTTATCACCTGCCGGATGGGAGGGTAGTGGGGTTATGGAAAAACGGCCTGACCGCCATCAGTAAAGATAATGGCAAAACCTGGCCGACTAATGCCACCCGTGCACCGCGCATAGTAACCAGCAATGCCAAAATATGGGGCCAGCGCACATCTGATGGTAAATATGCTACCGTATACAATCCGTCGGAATTCAGATGGCCGCTGGCGGTATCGGTAAGTAAAGATGGACTGGATTATACCAACCTGCTGCTGGTAAACGGCGAGATATCAACCATGCGTTATGGGGGTGCTTATAAATCATACGGGCCGCAGTATACCCGTGGTATTATTGAAGGCAACGGCGTAGTACCCGATGGCAAGTTGTGGGTAACCTACAGCATGAACAAGGAAGATATTTGGGTATCCAGCATCCCCGTGCCTATCACCGATATGGCCGATGGCCCGGCTAATGATGATTTTAATGCACTGCCTGCTGGTCACGAGCTGGACAAATGGAATACGTTTAGTCCGCTGTGGGCAAAGGTTGAAATAGAAAAAATGAGCGATGGTACGAAGGCTTTAGCACTGAACGACCACGACCCATTTGACTACGCCCGTGCCGAACGTGTGGTGCCCGAAGGTAAACGCATGTCGGTTGATTTTACGTTGGTGCCGGGACAAAATAATACCGGTATGCTGGATATAGAATTCCAGGATGCAAAAGGTAACGCAGCCATCAGGCTAACGCTTGATTCAACGGGGGCATTTATCACTAAGGCGGGGTATCGCAACAAAAACCTGATGAAATATGAGGCAAATAAGCCGCTGCACATCATTTTGAAACTAAATACTGATACCCGTTTTTACAGTCTGAACATTAATGGAAAAGATTTGGCGCCCAACCTGTTCTTCGCGCCGGTATTGGCGATAAAAAGGGTGGTGTTCCGCACAGGCAGCGTGCGCCGTTTCCCTGATGCGGATACCCCAACCGATCAGGATTACGACTTGCCAAAAGCAGGCGAGCAGGCAAAACCAGCGGTATTTTATATCAAATCATTTAAAACAGGAAAATATTAG
- a CDS encoding sialate O-acetylesterase has protein sequence MKRSGVVAVLILLLCCFGGYAEVVLPKILGNGMVLQREKPVPIWGTAAAGEKVTVKFNKQTKTTTADAAGNWKLMLDAMPASAKGATLTISGTNTIKLTDILVGEVWLCSGQSNMLYEMRKNSKVNKPDTMTTAYSPVDEIEHAHNPQIRIFLVTQKNLAKPDSTHSGWSIAQDSALRAFSAAGYFFAKNLNHDLNVPVGVVCAAVSGSRIEPWIPETAFAESPYFKRVSKDSAQVSGADGKFWHRMISPLAPLAIRGFLWYQGEANMTETVSYIHKMQLLINSWRDAWHEPTMPFYYVEIVPYYYSKMKSTVTISPQMLPRFWETQSQVQNIPNTGMIITTDLNDDVKNLHPPFKWEVGRRLELLALAKTYKKPVVYSGPVYKQMHSSENKIILEFTGVSKGLISRDGKPLNYFTIAGTDGVFVDANAVIKGNTIEVSTPSVSKPTAVRFAWSEDAQPNFYNKDGFPAAPFRTDNPLKFNPTDN, from the coding sequence ATGAAAAGAAGTGGTGTAGTTGCTGTGTTAATATTGCTGTTATGCTGCTTTGGTGGCTATGCCGAAGTGGTACTGCCTAAAATATTGGGTAATGGTATGGTATTGCAGCGCGAGAAACCTGTACCTATTTGGGGAACTGCTGCTGCGGGTGAAAAGGTTACTGTTAAGTTCAATAAACAAACTAAAACAACAACTGCCGATGCCGCAGGAAACTGGAAGTTAATGCTTGATGCCATGCCGGCATCGGCTAAAGGCGCCACCTTAACCATTTCAGGTACAAATACCATTAAGCTTACCGATATTTTGGTGGGTGAAGTTTGGTTGTGTTCAGGGCAGTCGAATATGTTGTACGAGATGCGCAAGAACAGTAAAGTGAACAAGCCCGATACTATGACCACGGCCTATTCGCCGGTTGATGAGATCGAGCACGCTCATAATCCGCAGATACGAATATTTTTGGTGACGCAGAAAAACCTGGCCAAGCCCGATTCTACCCATTCGGGCTGGAGCATCGCGCAGGATTCGGCTTTGCGGGCATTTTCGGCAGCAGGTTACTTCTTCGCCAAAAACTTAAATCACGATTTAAATGTACCCGTGGGCGTAGTTTGCGCGGCCGTAAGCGGCAGCCGCATTGAGCCCTGGATACCCGAAACGGCATTTGCTGAGTCGCCCTATTTTAAACGGGTAAGTAAAGATTCGGCCCAGGTAAGCGGTGCCGATGGTAAATTCTGGCACCGTATGATCTCACCCTTAGCGCCATTGGCTATCCGCGGCTTTTTATGGTACCAGGGCGAAGCTAATATGACAGAAACAGTTAGCTACATCCACAAAATGCAGTTGCTGATCAACAGCTGGCGCGATGCCTGGCATGAACCGACCATGCCGTTTTATTACGTGGAGATCGTGCCGTACTACTATTCTAAAATGAAAAGTACGGTAACCATTAGCCCGCAAATGCTGCCCCGGTTTTGGGAAACACAAAGCCAGGTACAAAACATCCCCAACACAGGCATGATCATCACTACCGATTTAAACGATGACGTTAAAAACCTGCACCCGCCATTTAAATGGGAAGTAGGCAGGCGCCTGGAATTGCTGGCTTTAGCCAAAACCTACAAAAAGCCGGTGGTGTATTCAGGCCCGGTTTATAAGCAAATGCACAGCAGCGAAAACAAAATTATATTAGAATTTACAGGCGTAAGTAAAGGATTGATCAGCCGCGATGGCAAGCCGCTTAACTATTTTACCATAGCCGGGACTGATGGCGTATTTGTTGATGCCAACGCTGTAATTAAAGGTAATACAATTGAGGTTTCAACCCCCTCAGTAAGCAAACCAACCGCGGTGCGCTTCGCCTGGAGCGAAGATGCCCAGCCTAATTTTTACAATAAAGATGGTTTCCCTGCCGCGCCTTTCCGCACGGATAACCCTTTGAAATTTAACCCAACCGATAACTAA